One segment of Arcanobacterium phocae DNA contains the following:
- the ruvX gene encoding Holliday junction resolvase RuvX — protein MRVGARIAVDVGEVRVGVARSDTAGILATPVATYRRYKDDFTSVIALVQEFDALEVIVGLPLNMDGSEGKSARNARRWAKQLSRKIAPVQVCLVDERLSTVTAHNLLHEAGRKEITHRSVVDQVAAVIILESALAQERATGFPPGERIEMER, from the coding sequence ATGCGAGTAGGGGCGCGTATTGCAGTCGACGTTGGTGAAGTGCGGGTAGGTGTCGCACGTAGCGACACCGCCGGCATCCTAGCTACCCCGGTTGCAACCTACCGGCGCTATAAGGACGATTTCACATCAGTTATCGCACTAGTTCAAGAATTCGACGCACTCGAGGTTATCGTAGGCTTACCCTTGAATATGGATGGTTCAGAAGGGAAATCAGCGCGAAACGCGCGGCGCTGGGCAAAGCAACTGTCCCGCAAGATCGCACCAGTTCAGGTGTGCTTAGTTGATGAACGATTGAGCACAGTCACTGCTCATAACCTCCTTCACGAGGCGGGGCGGAAAGAGATTACTCATCGAAGTGTTGTGGATCAGGTAGCAGCAGTTATTATTTTAGAGAGTGCACTAGCGCAGGAACGCGCGACTGGATTTCCTCCAGGGGAACGTATTGAGATGG
- the alaS gene encoding alanine--tRNA ligase, translating into MRTAEIRQRWLDYFAKHGHHIAESVSLISPDPSILFTIAGMVPFTPYIIGTEKSPYPRIASVQKCIRTNDIDNVGRTTRHGTFFQMCGNFSFGDYFKEGALDLAFGLLTSSVEEGGYGLDKDRLWVTIWEEDEVSFEHMTKVIGLDPRHIVKLTREEIFWSTGQPGPAGSCAEIHYDRGPEFGPEAVGGNVDPGGDRYLEIWNLVFDQYLRGEGEGKNFPILGELDQTAIDTGAGLERIAYLLQGKSNMYETDEVYPVIQAVERITGKTYGQNEDDDILMRVVADHVRSSMMLIADGVRPGNDGRGYVLRRLIRRAVRSVRLLGYSDVAYPQLLPVTKDAMKDSYPVLEENFAQISQIAYGEEQAFRRTLTAGTQIFEQAAAKAKEDGAQLPGDAAFTLHDTYGFPIDLTLEMASEKGISVDEKGFRRLMQEQKDRARADAQAKKTGHVDATVYHEIQANGGDTRFLGYTDYLADGKVVGLLQDGVSVGAVEAPAQVDIILDQTPFWAEQGGQLADHGRITVAGGGIVDVTDVQMPIKGLFVHRGTLTEGSIALDDAVYSAIDVVRREQIARAHTATHMVHKALHEYLGEEATQAGSENSPSRLRFDFRHGQQVPASILSNIESRVNERLQENLAVTDEIMSIDAARASGAMALFGEKYGSEVRVVSIGGDWSRELCAGTHVPASGALGLVSVVGESSIGSGVRRIEALVGQGAYAAEARERALVSQLSTLTHVRPEELPEHIDALLGRLKAADKELAELRKEKMLSQLASVLDKRKEIAGVTVITHNLGDVASADDVRVAVMNLRDRLGRTPSVVALTGVAKGRPTIVIATSDEARSLGIKAGALVSTAAKILGGGGGGKPDIAQGGGTDASKIDAAFDGIASAIQQR; encoded by the coding sequence ATGCGCACTGCTGAGATTCGTCAACGTTGGTTGGATTACTTTGCTAAGCATGGCCACCATATCGCTGAGTCAGTTTCACTCATATCTCCAGATCCTTCTATTCTGTTTACTATTGCTGGAATGGTGCCGTTTACTCCTTATATTATCGGTACCGAAAAGTCTCCATATCCTCGTATAGCTTCGGTACAAAAATGTATTCGTACAAACGACATAGATAACGTCGGTCGAACTACTCGTCACGGTACGTTCTTTCAGATGTGTGGCAATTTCTCTTTTGGAGACTACTTCAAAGAGGGTGCGTTGGATCTTGCATTCGGCTTGCTGACGTCGTCGGTTGAAGAAGGCGGGTACGGACTCGACAAAGACCGTCTGTGGGTAACGATTTGGGAAGAAGACGAAGTCTCGTTCGAACATATGACGAAAGTGATCGGCCTCGATCCACGTCATATTGTCAAACTGACTCGAGAGGAAATTTTCTGGTCAACTGGACAGCCCGGGCCTGCTGGTTCGTGTGCGGAGATCCATTATGATCGTGGTCCGGAGTTCGGACCTGAAGCCGTCGGCGGAAATGTTGATCCCGGTGGTGATCGTTATCTCGAAATCTGGAACCTTGTATTCGACCAGTACTTACGAGGTGAGGGCGAAGGAAAGAACTTCCCAATTCTTGGTGAACTAGATCAAACTGCTATTGATACTGGTGCCGGTCTAGAACGTATTGCTTACCTATTGCAAGGTAAAAGCAATATGTATGAAACAGATGAAGTTTACCCGGTAATTCAAGCAGTTGAGAGAATTACCGGTAAGACCTATGGGCAGAATGAAGACGATGATATTCTCATGCGTGTGGTCGCTGATCACGTTCGTTCTTCGATGATGCTCATCGCCGATGGCGTGCGTCCTGGTAATGATGGTAGGGGATACGTCCTCCGACGCTTGATTCGACGTGCGGTTCGCTCAGTGCGTTTACTCGGATACAGCGATGTCGCCTACCCTCAGCTACTTCCGGTAACCAAGGATGCGATGAAAGATTCGTATCCGGTGCTGGAAGAAAATTTTGCGCAGATCTCGCAGATTGCATATGGAGAAGAACAGGCGTTCCGTCGTACATTGACTGCAGGCACCCAGATTTTTGAGCAGGCTGCTGCGAAAGCTAAAGAGGATGGAGCTCAGCTTCCTGGAGATGCTGCATTTACTTTGCACGATACTTATGGATTCCCAATTGATTTGACCTTGGAAATGGCTTCAGAAAAAGGGATATCAGTTGATGAAAAGGGATTCCGGCGTCTTATGCAAGAGCAGAAAGACCGGGCTCGTGCGGATGCACAAGCGAAGAAAACCGGTCATGTGGATGCCACTGTCTACCACGAGATCCAAGCCAATGGTGGGGATACTCGTTTCCTCGGTTACACCGATTATTTAGCAGATGGCAAAGTTGTTGGATTGCTGCAAGACGGTGTATCCGTTGGTGCAGTCGAGGCTCCAGCTCAGGTTGATATCATTTTGGATCAGACCCCATTTTGGGCTGAACAAGGTGGTCAATTGGCAGACCATGGCCGTATTACTGTTGCCGGCGGGGGAATTGTTGATGTTACAGATGTTCAGATGCCTATTAAGGGACTCTTCGTTCACCGTGGCACGCTAACCGAAGGCTCCATTGCTCTAGATGATGCAGTATATTCGGCCATTGATGTAGTGCGCAGAGAACAGATTGCGCGTGCACATACCGCGACCCACATGGTGCATAAGGCGTTGCATGAATATCTAGGAGAAGAGGCTACACAGGCTGGTTCAGAGAACTCGCCTTCACGGTTGCGTTTCGATTTCCGCCATGGACAACAGGTTCCAGCTAGTATTCTTAGCAATATTGAATCGCGCGTCAACGAGCGATTGCAAGAAAACCTTGCAGTAACCGACGAAATCATGAGTATTGATGCCGCACGTGCTTCAGGTGCGATGGCGCTTTTTGGCGAAAAATATGGTTCTGAGGTACGCGTTGTATCGATCGGCGGAGATTGGTCTCGTGAATTGTGTGCAGGTACCCATGTTCCAGCTTCCGGTGCTCTCGGTTTAGTAAGTGTGGTAGGAGAATCCTCGATCGGTTCTGGTGTACGGCGAATCGAAGCGTTGGTGGGGCAAGGTGCGTATGCGGCTGAAGCCCGAGAACGTGCACTTGTTTCCCAGCTTTCAACGTTGACTCACGTTCGTCCGGAAGAGTTGCCTGAGCATATTGATGCACTTCTTGGACGTCTAAAAGCTGCGGATAAGGAACTTGCAGAATTACGGAAAGAAAAGATGCTTTCGCAACTGGCATCTGTTTTAGATAAACGCAAGGAGATTGCCGGAGTTACGGTTATCACGCATAATCTGGGAGACGTTGCTTCTGCGGATGATGTTCGTGTAGCAGTGATGAATCTTCGTGATCGGTTAGGACGAACACCGTCAGTGGTGGCACTAACCGGTGTTGCCAAGGGAAGGCCAACAATTGTTATCGCGACAAGTGATGAAGCACGTTCCTTAGGCATTAAAGCAGGTGCTCTTGTTTCTACAGCTGCAAAGATTCTTGGTGGCGGTGGTGGCGGCAAGCCCGATATAGCTCAAGGCGGTGGTACCGATGCTAGCAAGATTGACGCAGCGTTTGATGGTATCGCATCTGCAATACAGCAACGCTAA
- the rpsD gene encoding 30S ribosomal protein S4 — MATNRARKLVRKSRALGLALTPKAERYMQRRPYRPGEHGRGRVKESDYSVRLKEKQRLRAQYGIREAQLRKVWDEARRIEGMSGENLVELLEMRLDALVLRAGFARTIAQARQVVVHRHILVDGKLVDRPSFRVKPGQVVQVKPRSQASAQFLAAAQGQHASVLPAVPEYMKVELEKLRFELIRRPKRAEVPITCDVQMVVEFYSR; from the coding sequence ATGGCAACTAATCGTGCCCGTAAACTCGTGCGCAAGTCGCGCGCACTAGGTCTCGCTCTTACCCCAAAGGCAGAGCGTTACATGCAGCGTCGTCCCTACCGTCCAGGTGAGCATGGACGTGGCCGAGTTAAGGAATCTGACTACTCAGTTCGTTTGAAGGAAAAGCAGCGCCTGCGTGCACAGTACGGTATTCGTGAGGCACAGCTTCGCAAGGTTTGGGACGAAGCTCGTCGTATTGAGGGTATGTCTGGTGAGAACCTAGTTGAGCTACTCGAAATGCGTCTTGATGCGCTTGTTCTACGTGCTGGTTTTGCACGTACCATTGCACAGGCTCGTCAGGTTGTAGTTCACCGTCACATTCTCGTTGACGGCAAGTTGGTTGATCGCCCGTCGTTCCGGGTAAAGCCAGGACAGGTCGTTCAGGTTAAGCCACGTTCGCAGGCATCTGCTCAATTCCTTGCTGCAGCTCAGGGTCAGCATGCTTCAGTGCTCCCAGCTGTTCCAGAGTACATGAAGGTTGAACTTGAAAAGCTTCGCTTTGAATTGATCCGCCGTCCAAAGCGTGCGGAAGTTCCGATCACCTGTGATGTTCAGATGGTCGTCGAATTCTACTCGCGCTGA